Proteins encoded by one window of Streptococcus sanguinis:
- a CDS encoding CshA/CshB family fibrillar adhesin-related protein, whose translation MGKDLFNPHLRKFSIRKLNVGVCSVLLSILLLLGAAAQVSADEASDSGAQNEVSQTGIAESSVNSAETVASEHLHAKESSALPFATDTPQSDDNPSPRSSDSEKVEEPTESTTTKPVENTQPITVQPETSNAAVVAEKSEATADLAQPNRSRRVRRDATPTGQQNSVTTGVPIGTGPAGADDAISTPRVPKPSLEESVKKDSTQLAKQITWLDFSDTASWKGLDSRGGLQVGTTFKKEISPGYEVTLTVTELKPFNSTETYRKRVEGTPTANTYDPNAQNGYLKSAPQYGKTPPTVTGAIQNQWTSIRDQGFNTQGRKTQLVYPENSTNWGVKFNIEATYLGKRVAPTVVMADGEDANPGEFAIFTTNGEGWEYLGEWKNKSTAKEAYTVITKQMLDDENVKRRGLLILRDTSVDWYKYLSPDTVTGGLGTQVFGPNRSNERTVPVVMTRGASEVGFYVASSGQQAMMMGFLVVDGSDAPATYGEAFHTISGRDSVTDAPINQPYLGTTPADIDVESSNDWVLDDKKEHKDEGASQLLADDQLSNSNDLLDLDKAKNGTYTIKIKANPNGNAKSYVKAWIDFNNDGVFNESEGSNLQEITAAGDYTLTFNANPNITGGQVDKLGMRFRIATNAGDIEQSTGIAFSGEVEDMLLHRIYPPKGEKQTTDGFTGETQTAVLHFTPKGTDRSDDSVNAVMSTQAPQILDKQGQVLTAVDGNYIRPEGTYHLTVNGNDVQVTFTPKADFSGTADGINIRWTDSNGTSTGWTSTDASDPNKNDQLTSMDGRYVPTVRKIPNYESSGLQGLEQNKTLVFNDDDANMPPVTPDASHPASFVDASGRLVTENTVPAMANGQQVGTYELDPNTGQVTFKPNKSFYGTPDPVVVQVSDTDGKAHRARYQPKVTQVTPRSINAESTGLQGQAQSGKPTFTAGDQQIPIDMSKSMTFENGMNTLEVANEGTYTINSDDTITFKPLKQFTGKATPVTVKRVDTNGTEVTATYTPNVTKVTPTSTPATSSGPQGVPQTGTPVFKEGDPAVPIDYNKQMTFDDDQPKKIVAGVGEYTINSDGSITFTPDKKYVGTPAAVTVKRVDENGTEVRATYTPTVTEVTPRSTNAVSSGLQGQQQSGKPIFTPGDKAVPIDMAQPMTFEDNQTTKKVDKVGTYVIESDGTITFTPDKQYVGTPSPVTVKRVDTNGTEVTATYTPTVKRVTPRSTNAESTGLQGQPQSGKPTFTPGDQAVPIDMTKPMTFENGTDTLVVADQGIYTINSDGSITFKPEKKFTGKATPVKVKRVDTNGTEVTATYTPTVEEVIPNATGDQTEGPQGLVQNGKITFEAGRPEVGFSVDSTPVFDTGTNVKEIENVGKFEVDIDGNITFTPVKTFVGKTPEIEVSRADVNGTIAKAKYQATVTAVKPTGVGNKTEGLQGQVQEGKVTFTPGHDSVPFPAGSTPLFDNHSTVKEVQNVGKFEVDSDGKVTFTPVKQFKGETPELELTRTDANGTPVTVKYQAVVKEVVPRGTDATSTGPQGVPQTGSPSFQGGDPLVPIDMDSPMTFDDGQPKKTVPGVGVYTINSDGSITFTPDKRYVGTPVPVTVKRVDKNGTEVTASYTPTVTKVTPTGTNATSTGPQGVPQTGIPTFQGGNPLVPIDESVEPIFEDGSKEKKIPGQGTYTIAPDGVVTFTPEKQYVGKPDPVTVKRVDKNGTEVTGTYSPEFTKVTPTGTGTKTEGLQGQVQEGKVSFTPGHDSVSFPAGSTPLFDNGSAVKEVPNVGKFEVDADGKVTFTPDKQFKGETPELELTRTDANGTPVTVKYQAVVKEVIPTGINATSTGPQGVAQTGTPTFAGGDPLVPIDETVEPSFEDGTKKKTIPGQGTYTIAPDGAVTFTPDKQFVGKPDSITVKRVDKNGTPVTATYSPEFTKVTPTGTGAKTEGLQGQVQEGKVTFTPGHDSVPFPAGSTPLFDNGSSVKEVPNVGKFEVDADGKVTFTPDKQFKGETPELELTRVDANGTPITVKYQAVVKEVIPTGTNATSTGPQGVPQTGTPTFQGGDPLVPIDETVEPTFEDGSKEKTIPGQGTYTITPDGAVTFTPDKQFVGRPDPVTVKRVDKNGTPVMATYSPEFTKVTPTGTGTKSEGLQGQVQEGQVTFTPGHDSVPFPAGSTPLFDNGTAVKEVPNVGKFEVDADGKLTFTPDKQFKGETPELELTRTDANGTPVTVKYQAVVKEVTPTGTSATSTGPQGVPQTGTPIFAGGDPLVPIDETVGATFADGNKEKVIPGQGTYTIAPDGSVTFTPDKQFVGKPDPITVKRVDKNGTPVTATYSPEFAKVTPTGKDATSTNIKGHVQTGKPVFEAGDPLVPIDESVEPTFEDGSKEKTIPGQGTYTIAPDGTVTFTPDADFLGQGTGVTLVRRDKNGTSVTARYVPTVVEPSTSKDSVSSGRKGQAQTGTPIFEGAIDQAVAPTFADGSTEMVVPGEGTYRFNMLGAVTFVPEADFVGTARGVVVKRSDIYGNAVTATYTPTVLGSTATEDTSSIGLKGQPQTGKPIFEGDVDPTVPPTFEDGSTEKVVPGQGTYTIAPDGTVTFVPETGFVGQADGVTVIRKDRNGQTISAVYVPTVTENPVQPERTITPAPPSLSKSAGAKSLPKTGTEETSYLAASLLAGVSGLGLLGLEKRKKKSED comes from the coding sequence ATGGGAAAAGATTTATTTAATCCTCACCTGCGTAAGTTTTCGATTCGAAAACTAAACGTCGGTGTTTGTTCTGTGCTCTTGTCAATCCTGCTTCTTTTGGGAGCAGCGGCACAAGTTAGTGCTGATGAAGCTAGTGATTCTGGTGCCCAAAACGAAGTTTCGCAAACAGGAATAGCCGAATCATCAGTGAATTCTGCTGAAACTGTGGCTTCTGAACATTTACATGCAAAAGAAAGTTCAGCACTTCCTTTTGCTACTGATACCCCTCAATCAGATGATAATCCTAGTCCAAGAAGCTCAGATTCTGAGAAAGTTGAAGAACCTACTGAATCTACAACAACTAAACCAGTTGAGAATACTCAACCAATCACTGTTCAACCAGAAACATCCAACGCGGCTGTCGTGGCTGAAAAGTCAGAAGCAACCGCAGATCTAGCTCAGCCTAATCGGTCTCGTCGTGTGAGACGGGATGCTACACCTACTGGACAACAGAACAGCGTAACAACAGGAGTTCCGATAGGTACTGGACCAGCTGGGGCAGATGATGCTATCTCTACGCCACGAGTACCTAAACCAAGCTTGGAGGAATCTGTCAAGAAAGATAGTACCCAATTAGCCAAACAAATTACTTGGCTTGATTTTTCGGATACTGCAAGTTGGAAAGGATTGGATTCACGAGGCGGACTCCAAGTAGGAACGACCTTCAAGAAGGAAATTTCACCTGGCTATGAAGTAACCCTGACGGTCACTGAGCTTAAACCTTTTAACTCGACTGAAACTTATAGAAAACGGGTTGAAGGAACACCGACAGCAAATACTTATGACCCAAATGCTCAGAATGGATATCTAAAGTCTGCTCCACAATATGGGAAAACACCTCCTACAGTGACGGGGGCAATCCAGAACCAATGGACTTCTATCCGTGATCAAGGTTTTAATACGCAAGGACGAAAGACGCAGCTTGTCTATCCAGAGAACTCTACCAACTGGGGAGTGAAATTCAATATTGAGGCAACCTATCTCGGTAAGCGCGTGGCCCCTACGGTGGTTATGGCCGATGGTGAAGACGCCAACCCAGGTGAATTTGCTATCTTCACTACTAACGGAGAAGGATGGGAATATCTCGGTGAATGGAAGAATAAGAGTACTGCCAAAGAAGCCTACACCGTTATTACCAAGCAAATGCTGGATGATGAAAATGTAAAGAGAAGAGGTCTCTTAATCTTAAGAGATACAAGCGTAGACTGGTATAAGTACCTCAGTCCGGATACAGTGACAGGTGGCTTGGGGACTCAGGTCTTTGGACCAAACCGTTCGAACGAACGGACGGTTCCTGTGGTGATGACACGCGGAGCTTCTGAAGTAGGATTTTACGTAGCATCATCTGGGCAACAGGCTATGATGATGGGATTTTTAGTGGTGGATGGCAGTGATGCGCCAGCGACTTATGGCGAAGCCTTCCATACCATTTCAGGTCGTGATTCGGTGACTGACGCTCCCATTAATCAACCTTATTTAGGAACAACGCCAGCTGATATAGATGTTGAGTCATCCAATGATTGGGTTCTGGACGATAAAAAGGAACATAAGGACGAGGGGGCCAGCCAATTACTAGCGGACGATCAATTAAGTAATTCTAATGATTTGCTTGATTTAGACAAAGCAAAAAATGGAACTTACACAATTAAAATCAAAGCTAATCCAAATGGCAATGCTAAATCCTATGTCAAGGCATGGATAGACTTCAACAATGATGGAGTCTTCAATGAAAGCGAAGGTAGCAACCTACAAGAGATTACAGCTGCTGGTGACTATACCTTGACCTTCAATGCCAACCCAAATATTACTGGCGGTCAAGTAGACAAATTGGGTATGCGTTTCCGTATTGCCACAAACGCAGGCGATATTGAGCAATCAACCGGTATTGCCTTTAGTGGTGAAGTAGAAGATATGCTCTTGCACCGAATTTATCCTCCAAAGGGGGAGAAGCAGACTACGGACGGATTTACAGGTGAGACTCAAACTGCTGTCCTTCACTTCACACCTAAAGGAACGGATCGCTCAGACGACAGTGTCAATGCAGTTATGAGCACCCAAGCGCCTCAGATTTTGGATAAGCAAGGCCAAGTTCTGACAGCCGTTGATGGCAACTATATTCGTCCAGAAGGGACCTATCACTTGACCGTCAATGGCAATGATGTGCAAGTAACCTTTACACCAAAAGCGGACTTTTCTGGAACTGCTGACGGAATTAATATTCGTTGGACTGACAGCAATGGTACATCAACTGGATGGACTTCGACGGATGCTTCTGACCCTAATAAAAATGATCAATTGACTAGTATGGACGGCCGTTATGTGCCGACAGTTCGTAAGATTCCAAACTACGAATCAAGTGGTCTTCAGGGACTGGAACAAAACAAAACGCTAGTCTTTAACGATGATGATGCGAATATGCCTCCTGTTACGCCAGACGCTTCTCATCCTGCTAGTTTTGTTGATGCGAGTGGACGACTGGTAACAGAAAATACGGTGCCTGCCATGGCCAATGGCCAGCAAGTGGGAACCTATGAATTGGATCCAAATACCGGCCAAGTGACTTTTAAGCCAAACAAGAGCTTTTATGGCACGCCAGACCCAGTGGTAGTTCAAGTCAGTGATACCGATGGTAAAGCACACCGAGCACGTTATCAACCTAAGGTAACCCAAGTAACGCCAAGAAGTATCAATGCTGAATCAACTGGTCTCCAAGGTCAAGCACAAAGTGGTAAGCCAACTTTCACTGCAGGTGACCAACAAATCCCAATTGACATGAGCAAATCCATGACTTTTGAAAATGGGATGAACACCTTGGAAGTAGCTAATGAAGGAACTTATACTATCAATTCAGATGACACCATTACCTTCAAGCCACTTAAGCAATTCACTGGCAAGGCGACTCCAGTGACAGTCAAACGTGTTGATACCAATGGCACCGAAGTGACTGCAACCTATACACCGAACGTGACTAAGGTCACACCAACCAGCACACCTGCTACTTCATCAGGTCCTCAAGGGGTGCCACAAACAGGAACGCCAGTCTTCAAGGAAGGCGACCCAGCAGTCCCAATTGACTATAACAAGCAAATGACCTTTGACGATGATCAACCTAAGAAGATTGTTGCGGGCGTGGGAGAATACACCATCAATTCAGATGGTTCTATTACCTTTACTCCAGATAAGAAATATGTGGGAACCCCAGCCGCGGTGACAGTCAAACGAGTTGACGAAAATGGCACAGAAGTAAGAGCAACCTATACGCCAACTGTGACGGAAGTGACGCCAAGAAGTACCAATGCCGTTTCAAGCGGCTTGCAAGGACAACAACAAAGTGGCAAGCCGATCTTCACCCCAGGCGACAAAGCTGTGCCGATTGATATGGCCCAACCAATGACCTTTGAAGATAATCAAACAACCAAGAAGGTAGACAAGGTCGGGACTTATGTCATTGAGTCAGATGGTACGATTACCTTCACGCCAGACAAGCAATATGTGGGTACCCCATCTCCAGTAACAGTTAAACGCGTTGATACGAATGGAACGGAAGTAACCGCCACTTACACGCCAACGGTAAAACGTGTCACACCAAGAAGCACAAATGCTGAGTCAACAGGCCTGCAAGGACAACCACAAAGTGGTAAGCCGACTTTCACCCCAGGTGACCAAGCAGTTCCAATCGATATGACAAAGCCCATGACCTTTGAAAATGGGACTGACACGTTGGTAGTAGCTGATCAAGGAATTTATACTATTAATTCAGATGGTTCCATTACTTTTAAGCCAGAGAAGAAATTTACTGGCAAGGCGACCCCAGTCAAGGTTAAACGAGTTGATACAAATGGAACAGAAGTAACGGCCACTTACACACCTACTGTTGAAGAAGTTATTCCAAACGCAACTGGCGATCAGACTGAAGGTCCACAAGGATTGGTTCAGAATGGTAAGATTACTTTTGAAGCTGGAAGACCAGAAGTAGGTTTTTCAGTAGACAGTACCCCAGTTTTTGACACGGGTACCAATGTGAAAGAAATTGAAAATGTTGGCAAGTTTGAAGTGGATATTGATGGTAATATTACCTTTACACCTGTTAAGACATTTGTAGGTAAAACACCTGAAATTGAAGTCAGTCGTGCAGATGTCAACGGTACCATCGCTAAGGCAAAATATCAAGCAACGGTGACAGCAGTAAAGCCAACTGGTGTTGGAAATAAGACAGAAGGTCTGCAAGGTCAAGTTCAAGAAGGTAAAGTGACCTTCACACCAGGGCACGACTCTGTTCCATTCCCAGCTGGTTCGACTCCATTGTTTGATAACCATTCAACAGTGAAAGAAGTACAGAATGTCGGTAAGTTTGAAGTGGACTCTGATGGTAAGGTTACCTTCACTCCAGTCAAGCAGTTTAAGGGGGAAACACCAGAACTTGAATTGACTCGCACCGATGCTAATGGCACTCCAGTAACCGTCAAGTACCAAGCAGTTGTGAAAGAAGTGGTTCCAAGAGGAACTGACGCGACTAGCACAGGTCCTCAGGGGGTTCCGCAAACAGGTAGCCCAAGCTTCCAAGGTGGTGATCCGCTAGTTCCGATTGATATGGATTCTCCAATGACCTTTGACGATGGTCAACCTAAGAAGACTGTTCCAGGAGTAGGGGTATACACTATTAACTCAGATGGTTCTATCACCTTTACTCCAGATAAGCGGTATGTGGGTACCCCAGTTCCAGTGACAGTGAAACGTGTAGATAAGAACGGCACGGAAGTGACTGCTAGCTATACGCCGACTGTTACCAAGGTAACTCCTACTGGCACCAACGCAACCAGCACTGGTCCACAGGGTGTTCCGCAAACTGGTATACCAACTTTCCAAGGAGGCAATCCACTAGTTCCAATTGATGAATCAGTAGAGCCAATTTTCGAAGATGGAAGTAAGGAGAAAAAGATTCCAGGTCAAGGAACTTACACCATTGCACCAGATGGCGTAGTGACTTTCACACCTGAAAAACAATATGTTGGTAAACCAGATCCAGTCACTGTGAAACGTGTAGATAAGAACGGCACGGAAGTGACGGGGACTTACAGTCCAGAATTTACGAAAGTAACTCCAACTGGTACTGGCACTAAGACAGAAGGCTTGCAAGGCCAAGTTCAAGAAGGCAAAGTAAGCTTCACTCCAGGCCATGACTCTGTTTCATTCCCTGCTGGTTCGACTCCGCTGTTTGATAATGGTTCTGCAGTTAAAGAAGTTCCAAATGTCGGTAAGTTTGAAGTTGATGCGGACGGCAAGGTGACCTTCACTCCAGACAAACAATTCAAGGGTGAAACGCCGGAACTCGAATTAACTCGGACTGATGCGAATGGAACTCCAGTAACCGTCAAATATCAAGCGGTAGTGAAAGAAGTTATTCCTACAGGTATCAACGCAACTAGCACTGGTCCTCAAGGTGTTGCGCAAACGGGCACTCCGACTTTTGCTGGCGGTGATCCACTAGTTCCAATCGATGAAACCGTTGAACCAAGCTTCGAAGATGGTACCAAGAAGAAGACTATTCCAGGTCAAGGAACATACACGATTGCACCGGATGGCGCAGTGACCTTCACGCCAGACAAACAGTTTGTAGGTAAACCAGATTCAATCACTGTAAAACGTGTGGACAAGAATGGCACTCCAGTGACGGCTACCTATAGTCCAGAATTTACGAAAGTAACTCCAACTGGCACTGGTGCCAAGACAGAAGGCTTGCAAGGTCAAGTGCAAGAAGGTAAAGTGACCTTCACCCCTGGTCACGATTCAGTTCCATTCCCTGCTGGTTCGACTCCGTTATTTGACAATGGTTCTTCTGTCAAAGAAGTACCAAATGTTGGTAAGTTCGAAGTGGATGCAGATGGTAAGGTGACCTTTACTCCAGACAAACAATTCAAGGGTGAAACACCGGAACTCGAATTAACTCGTGTGGATGCCAACGGTACTCCTATCACCGTCAAATATCAAGCAGTAGTGAAAGAAGTGATTCCAACTGGCACCAATGCGACTAGCACTGGTCCTCAAGGTGTTCCACAAACTGGTACACCAACTTTCCAAGGTGGTGATCCATTAGTTCCAATTGATGAAACCGTTGAGCCGACCTTTGAAGATGGAAGCAAGGAAAAGACTATTCCAGGTCAGGGAACTTACACCATTACTCCAGATGGAGCAGTGACCTTCACGCCAGACAAGCAGTTTGTAGGCAGACCAGATCCAGTCACTGTGAAACGTGTAGATAAGAACGGAACTCCAGTAATGGCAACTTACAGCCCAGAGTTTACTAAGGTTACGCCAACAGGTACTGGCACTAAGTCAGAAGGCTTGCAAGGTCAAGTCCAAGAAGGTCAAGTCACCTTCACTCCAGGCCATGACTCTGTTCCATTCCCAGCTGGTTCAACTCCATTATTCGATAATGGTACCGCAGTTAAAGAAGTACCAAATGTTGGTAAGTTCGAAGTTGATGCGGACGGCAAGCTTACTTTCACTCCAGACAAACAGTTCAAGGGGGAAACACCGGAACTCGAATTGACTCGGACTGATGCGAATGGAACTCCAGTAACCGTCAAATATCAAGCAGTAGTGAAAGAAGTAACTCCAACTGGTACTAGTGCAACGAGCACAGGTCCTCAAGGTGTTCCACAAACTGGCACCCCAATTTTTGCGGGTGGTGATCCACTAGTTCCAATTGATGAAACCGTAGGGGCAACCTTCGCAGACGGCAACAAGGAAAAAGTGATTCCAGGTCAAGGAACTTACACGATTGCCCCAGATGGCTCAGTGACCTTCACTCCAGACAAGCAATTTGTAGGCAAACCGGATCCTATCACTGTGAAGCGAGTGGATAAGAACGGTACGCCAGTGACGGCTACCTACAGTCCAGAGTTTGCCAAGGTTACTCCAACTGGTAAAGATGCGACCTCTACGAATATCAAAGGCCATGTTCAGACTGGCAAACCTGTCTTCGAAGCAGGTGATCCATTGGTTCCAATTGATGAATCAGTAGAGCCAACCTTCGAAGACGGAAGCAAGGAAAAGACTATTCCAGGTCAGGGAACATACACCATCGCACCAGACGGTACAGTCACCTTCACTCCAGATGCTGATTTCCTTGGTCAGGGTACTGGTGTGACCCTTGTCCGTCGTGATAAGAATGGCACTTCAGTTACAGCTCGCTATGTTCCAACCGTAGTTGAACCATCAACTAGCAAGGACAGTGTATCTAGCGGCCGCAAGGGCCAAGCTCAAACGGGCACGCCAATCTTTGAAGGAGCGATTGACCAGGCAGTAGCACCGACCTTTGCGGACGGCAGCACAGAGATGGTTGTCCCAGGAGAAGGAACATATCGGTTCAATATGCTGGGAGCAGTGACCTTTGTGCCGGAAGCCGACTTTGTCGGAACTGCTCGCGGAGTTGTCGTGAAACGTTCAGATATTTATGGCAATGCCGTGACGGCAACCTATACCCCAACTGTTTTGGGAAGTACTGCTACAGAAGATACCAGCAGCATAGGTCTAAAAGGACAGCCGCAGACTGGCAAACCAATCTTTGAAGGCGACGTGGATCCAACTGTTCCGCCAACTTTCGAGGATGGAAGTACTGAAAAGGTTGTTCCAGGCCAAGGAACCTACACGATTGCGCCAGATGGCACTGTAACCTTTGTACCAGAAACGGGCTTTGTCGGCCAAGCTGATGGCGTAACAGTGATTCGCAAAGACCGTAATGGCCAGACGATTTCAGCGGTTTACGTTCCAACTGTGACAGAAAATCCTGTTCAGCCAGAGCGGACGATTACGCCTGCACCGCCATCACTTTCTAAGAGTGCGGGTGCAAAATCTCTTCCTAAGACCGGTACAGAAGAAACCTCCTACTTGGCAGCAAGCTTACTTGCGGGAGTGTCTGGTTTGGGACTTCTTGGCTTAGAGAAGAGAAAGAAGAAGTCTGAAGACTAA